The segment ATTCCTGTGTACATTTCCAGGCAGTAGTCATGTTTTAATTGGAGATATTGTCCCATGGCAAGTGCATATTCCTTTTTTATGCTTGAAGTTGAGTTACCAATCATCTCATCAACCTGCGGCTGAGTACCCACAGTTATGTTCAGCATACGTTCATACTTCACCTTAGCCTTATTTAAGTTAGATAATCGTTCCTCCGAAGTGTTGTAAGGTGCATTCAAATAAGCATCAGCCTCAGGCTGAATAATATCAACAAAATTCAAATCATACATTGAACCATAAGCACCGTTCTCATAATTTGCATTTACATTGAACATGTATGCTCCGTATACTATGAGTGCTATTGACGCGATTAAGATAACTGTAATTGTTATTGTGGATTTTTTACCACTTTCTATTGCAGCATTAATCACAGTACCAAGTATTCCACCAAATAAAGCCCAAATAGCAAGTCCTGGGATTAATATAACCATCATTACAGGTGCAGTATCACCTGAAAAGAAGGCAAACCCAAATAAACCCATAACAACTGCACACCCAACTATTAAACCCGCAGCCAGGGCATTAACCAAGGAATTAGTACTATCTGCCTCTTCTCTATAAGATAAAACAGTTCCAATACAACCAACAACAAAAGGAATTGAAATCATACCATAAGCCAAGGTATTGGAAGCCCCAAACAGGAAATAACCAACAATAGCCATAATACTACCAACTACAAGCCCACCACCAATAGCCCTCCAATACAATCTATAATTCTTATTATGTGACCAGGATTCATCGAAAACCCTTCCACACTTCTGACAACGCTCAGCATCATCAGGATTATCAGTCCAACAATTAGTACAACGTTTCATAATAAACACTCGTTTTTGTAGTCTAAAACCTTAATTTTCTATAATAACCTATTATTATAAATATTTTTATAAAAAAATTTTTTAAAGTTGGATGATAATTAAATTAAGCTGAATTAACAATGATTAGAAGATTTGAAAAGGATATATGGTTATTACTAATTTTTTTAAAATAACATGAACGATTAATGTAATAATTGAAGTATATATGAATAATTGTACAATAAAATAATAATTTTTTTAATTAATAGAAATATGATAGCTAAGCAGACAAATTTGGCTAAAAAAGATAATCCAATAAAATTAGGGTTAACATTATATCAACAAAAAAAACGGTTTAATTTTAATTCATGTAATTAATATAACAACTATAGAGTAAACAATACTAACCTGTAACGAAGTAACAAAATTTAGTTAAATAAGGGTTAAAGAAGTCAAACCCTAAGATCCATTATCTGCAACCGGGAAGAAATGGCCCAGATGGAAATCATGAGAAATCACTGTTTTTACACGTTACGGTATAGAGGGGGTGGTGTATTTTCAGGCCAAAATGAAAAAGTGGATCATGGGGGTTTGGGAATACATGAAAATCCAATAAATTTCACATATTTTTTTTTTATTGACACAAAAATTAAGTCTACAATTTGTCCCTGGGATCAGAGTGCTATCCCAACGTGCTGCAGGATCATCTGCAGTCCATCAATTCCCAGTATTCCCATGAAGGTGAAGTAGGAGATGGTAACTGCAACCAGAAGGTAACCTGCAATCAAGACGTACCCGTCCCCTTCAATGGAGCCCAGCATGAGAAAGAGAATTCCATATGCAGGTAGGAAATCTGTAAGGGGAATGGGAAGTGGCAGCATCAGGAGAAATGCGCAGATTATGGTAATTGCTGCATTAACATATCTCATAACTGGATTTCTGGTCACGATGGACAGTCTTGGTTTTGAAAACCTTTCAACACCCCTAAGGGCACGTGCCATACCATTCAGGATCTTTGAAAAGTTTTCCTTGGACACCCTGTACTCCATAACCATTTTTGGAATAACAGGACTGTTGTTAAAAATTCCTGCAATGTTCAGGAGGATTATTGCAAGTCCAAAGGGCAGACTGCTTCCTGGGATTGATACAGGTAAGAGGAAGGGTGCAACCAGTATCAGTGAGGTGATCAAGATTCCGTATTCACCAATGAGCCCTAAAAAATCTTCAAAGGATATTCCCTCCTCTGGAATATCAGATGATAGACCCCGAATAAAATCGGATATCTTAAGCTTTTTGGATGTTACTATCAAAATTTAGGCCTCTAACCTCAATCAACAAGTTATAAAATCAAAACTTCTCTTAAATTTATAGGATATACACTCTTCATCTGTTAGAGGTGAATATAAAACTTGTGAAAAAAAATATTGGATTACCGATAACATTATTAGCTGAAGCTTGGAATATAGTTAATAATCAAAATTCTAGAATATTTGACTTATCATATTGAAGGAGTAATGACGTTGCTTTACAGAGAATTTGGAAAAACAGGTGAAAAAGTTTCAGTACTTGGATTTGGATGTATGCGCCTTCCAACCATTGGTGGAAGACCCGAAAACATAGATAAAACCCTTGCAGGGAAGATGCTGACCTATGCAATTGAAAATGGTGTGAACTACGTGGACACTGCCTACCCATACCATGCAGCTTCTCCAAAGGTTGGAGGTGCCAGTGAAACCTTCCTTGGAGAATTCTTGAGTGAGGGTTTGAGGGATGAGGTTAAACTTGCAACCAAACTTCCAATATGGCTTGTAGAGGAAAAGGGGGATATGGACAGGATTCTCGATGAGCAGCTCAAGAAGCTCCAGACAGACAGGATAGATTTTTACCTTCTTCACGGTCTTCACAGGCGTTTCTGGCCAATGCTCCAGGAATATGATGTTTTTGAGTTTCTTGACAGTGCAGTTGAAGATGGCAGAATAGGTTACCCTGGTTTTTCATTCCATGATGAACTGGACTTTTTCATAGAAGCTGTGGACTCCTACAAGTGGAGTTTCTGCCAGATCCAGTACAACTACATGGACCAGAACTTCCAGGCAGGAAGAAAAGGCCTTGAATATGCAGCAAAGAGGGGGCTTGGAACTGCAATTATGGAACCCCTCCGTGGAGGATGTTTAACCCGGAACATTCCAGAGGATATCCAGGCCATATGGGATAGGGTAGAGACTAAAAGAAGTCTTGCAGAATGGGCCCTCAGATTCCTCTGGGACCAGGAGGATGTGAACCTCGTTATAAGCGGTATGAACAGCATGGAAGATGTTGTTGAGAACGTGGAAATTGCAGAGCGTGGAATTCCAGATTCACTGACTGAAGATGAGAGAAACCTCATAGATGAGGTCCAGGAAGCCTACAGCTCCAGGGTTCATGTTGGATGCACAGGGTGCAACTACTGCATGCCCTGCCCAGAGGGTGTTAACATTCCTCTGAACCTGAGCCTCCTGGATGATGTTTACATCTACGAGAACCTTGATAAACCATCTGGAAACTACTTCCACCTTATGGGCCGTAAGATGAGTGCGGGTTACTGTACAGAGTGCGGTGTTTGTGAGGAAAACTGCACGCAGAACCTTCCAATAAGAAAGTACCTCAAGGAGACCCGTGAGACATTTGAGAAATCCTCCAACTGAATTTCTGAGAATCCATGAAAAAAATGAATCTTAAAATAAGTGAAGAGTTAATTTAAATAGGATTAAATCTGTATTAAATATAAAATCCGTTGTAAAATGAATAATTAAGGGAAATATCCAGATTTCCCTTTACCATCCTCTTTTTTGTAGTTTTTGGTTTTCTGGTATTGTGCTGATTTCGAGTCCGGGCATTGCTTTTCCGAGGTTGGTTGAGACTTGTGCGATTAGTTCTGGGTCTGTGTAGTGTGCTGTGGCTTGTACTATTGCTTTTGCTACTATTTCTGGGTTTTCTGATTTGAATATTCCGCTTCCTACGAATACTCCGTCTGATCCGAGTTGCATCATGAGTGCTGCGTCTGCTGGTGTGGCTACGCCTCCTGCTGCGAAGTTGACAACTGGTAGTCTTCCTTGTTTTGCTGTTTCTTTGACAAGTTCGAGTGGTGCTTCTTCTTTTCTTGCGACGGCCCAGAGTTCTTCTTCTGTTTTGTCTTTTAGTTCTCTGATGGTTCCTTGTATTACGCGCATGTGTCTGACGGCTTCTACGATGTTTCCGGTTCCTGCTTCTCCTTTGGTTCGTATCATGGCAGCTCCTTCGTTTATTCGGCGTAGTGCTTCTCCCAGGTTTCTTGCACCGCAGACAAAGGGTATGGTGAACTGTGTCTTATCGATGTGATGTTTTTCATCTGCAGGAGTTAAAACCTCACTCTCATCGATCATGTCAACACCCAGGGACTGGAGCACCTGTGCCTCTACGAAGTGGCCAATACGGGCCTTGGCCATAACCGGAATGCTAACGGCGTCGATGATCTCCTGAACCTTGGATGGATCCGCCATACGTGCAACTCCACCAGCAGCACGTATATCCGCAGGCACACGTTCAAGGGCCATAACAGACACAGCACCAGCATCCTCAGCAACAGCCGCCTGCTCAGCATTCACAACATCCATAATAACCCCACCCTTAGTCATCTTAGCAAAACCCTTCTTAATAACCTCAGTTCCATGCAACATAATATAATTCCTCCATTGATCTTATTTTAAATTTATTTTTTTCTTAAAATTCTATTGTTAAATGAAAATTTCTTAAATAAAATTTATTATCTTTATTTTAATTCCATTTTTGGGAATATAAGGTTTGAGTTGTTTTTAAATTATCTGGATTAAGAACATCATATTATACTTCAGATTTATTTTAATCTAATTTCATTTGTTGGTTTAAATTCTTTTTTATTATTCGTTGCGAGTGTGATTATATTTTGATTGATTGTGATCTATATCATTGAAGATGAAAAAGATTTTTTTATATGTTTATCCCTATCAATTATTATCCATTCTAAGAAGATGTTTTCCCAGAAGAAGATGTTTTGCAAAAAAAAGAATGGTTCTAGTTATTTCAAAAAAAAGGGGTTGTTATGAAAAAAAAGTATTTATGGATAATTTTTAGATAATACTTATTTCATCCCCAATTTCAACTTTACCACCTTTTATCACCCTGCAAAAGATTCCTTCCCTGGGCATTATACAGTCCCCTACCTTTCTACCTATTTCACATGGACTGTGACATTTTTTGCCTATTTGGGTCACTTCAAGAACTGCATCTTGACCTGCAGAGAGTTTTGTTCCCAGAGGAAGGGGTGTAAGCTCTATACCATGGGTTGTGATGTTTTCTGCAAAGTCTCCAGGCTTGACATCAAGCCCCATTTCCCTCATCTTGTCTATGCTTTCAATTGCAAGGAGGCTGACCTGTCTATGGGTTTTTGGGCTACTGTGAGCATCTCCTGAAAAACCCTGGTTTTCCATGAGAAACCCCTTTCCAATGTTTTTCTTTTTGGTGCCCTTCTTGGTGCTTGTGCAGACTGCCACTATCTGTGGTAACGGTTTTGTGGTTGAAATCATGTTTAACACTTGATTAAAGGATTATGATGATTTTAAGTGTGGTTGTGGTTTGAATATTCAGGTTCTATCTAAAATTTCATCCCATCTTATTCTTCAACACTTTTTTTTATCCAGTTAATCTAACTATTTATCCTTTTATTTTTTATTTGGAACTTTTTATTCCAGCTCAAGTTGATGGATCTGAATTCAGTTTTTCAATGATTATTTCTGCAGCCTTTTCTCCAGAGAGAAGCATTCCACCGAAGGTTGGTCCCATCCTTGGTTTTCCGTAGGTTGTTGCTACTGCCATTCCTGTGACAAATACTCCAGGGTAAACTTCGCTGGTGTTTTCAACAACTGCATCTTCGGATTTTTCAACCCACATAGGTTCGAAACCTTCAGTTTTAACGAGTCCACGCTGTTCCAGTGATTTTACAACCACTGCATCGTGTCCTGTTGCATCGATGACTATTTTGGATTCAATTGCAACAGGGTCAACACAGGTTATTGCCCTTGGAAGTGCTGAGACCGGTGTCCAGTTTATGACCACACCTGCAACTTTATCTTCCCTTACAACAACATCATCAAACTTGGTCATGTTTATAACCTTTGCACCTGCATCCATTGCTGCTGCTATGAGTTTTGAACATGCGTGTGGTCCGTCAGCAACGTAAAGTCCGTCCTGAACTTTTTTGTAGGGTGCTCCTACTTCATCGAGGATCCTCTGGCCTGGTTCTCTGACAGTTAACTTGTTCATGAGGTATCCGCCAATCCAGAAGCCTCCACCGAGGTAGTTGTTGCTCTCCACGATGAGGGTTTTAACACCGTTTTCTGCAAGTCTTTTTGCGGCTATAAGTCCGCTTGGACCGGCTCCTATTATTATTACATCGCTTTCTATGTAGTCCAGGAATTCTTCTGCAAATCCAGATACAATTGCCTTTGTCACATCTTTTTCAGATACCTTCGAGAATATCTCCATCTTTTGATCCTCCTAAATAATATATTTTTTTGAGTTTAATGATGTTGAAGGATGTTCCATGTTTTTACATGGACTTTTTGAGTGGTGTTGCTGATTTTTTAGGTACCTTTAAAAATTCATCACTGGATATGAAATCAGGTTCTGAAATCAATCATCCAGTTCTAAATCCAGTCTTTTAAGGGTGGAGAATACTTCTTCAAGTTCTGTGTCCATACAGATTTTTTCCTGGGTTTCAAGGACTGTTTCAAGGACTGCATTTGTTTCAGGGTGTTTTGGGGCTGCTGAACATCCGCTGTCAGGAAGTATGGATATGTCGTAGGTTCCTATCTTCTTGCCAATCTCGGATATTTCAAGCTTGTCCAACCCGATCAAGGGACTTAATATGGGCATTGAAGTTGAATGCCTTGTTGCAAGTATGTTTGGAAGCGTCTGAGATGCCACCTGCCCTACACTGCTCCCTTCAATGATTGCAAATGCTTTTTCACGTTCTGCAAGTTTTTCTGCAATTTGGTACATTCCACTCTTACAGAGGACACATGTCATCCTTGAAGGAGCTTCTTCCTCACATTTCTGGAGGAAACCTCCATAGTTTACCTGGTAAAGTCTTAAATCAGATCCTGCAGCATATTCCTTGAGTTTCTTATAGATCTTGATGATCTTCTCATTGGAACCTGATGTGTAGGGACAGTTGTTGAAGTTGAGTATTGTAAGGTCACATCCTCTCTTCATCATGAGAAATGATGCTACTGGAGAGTCTATTCCTCCAGATACCAGTGAAACCATTCTTCCCTGAGTACCCAGTGGTAATCCACCAATTCCCTGGATCTTCTCATGGAATATGTATGTTCTTTCATCTCTGACCTCTATGTTGAGTTTGAAATCAGGATTTGAGAGATTTACAGGCGCACCTGTTAATTCAACAATAACTGAACCGCAGAATCCTGCCATTTCTCTGCTTGAGAATTCATGAGTTCCAACACGTCTACATTTCACTGCAAATGAGTTTTCAGGTGAAAATTCATTCTTATCAATCAGATCTTTGATATACTCTTCAACTGTTTTCCTGATGGCATCATGGTCAGTCACAGTTTCCACTGTTGGACTGAATGAAACTACTCCACATATTTTTTTAAGGGATTCTACAGCACTTTCGGGATCTTCAGGGAAGAGGAATATTCTGCCCTGATTTAAAACTATTTTACCATCAACAACACTTTTAATATTTGATATAAGTTTTCTTTCAAATCTTTTCCTTACTTTAGGACTTTTTACTCCTATTTCACCGTATCTAATAATTATTGGCTTGTTTTTTTCCATTATTTAGTCCCCTTCTAATCAATAAGAATTATACTAAAATTATACTGCAGTACATTAAGATCGTGATTCAATTTAAACACCAAGGGATATCCTCGGTATTGAAATCCTTTTTAAGAACTTCCAGCATAAACCTTTTTGAAGTTTCATTGAAATATTGTTTTTTTGAAGTTCAAACTCCCTGGATAACCTTAATACTTTTTATTTGTCCTTACTTGTTAATATTTCCTTTTCAAGGATATGATTGAATCTTTTTTTTGTTACAAACTTTTTGTTACAAACCTTATAAAAATGGATTGTTTCCCCTTTTCAAGGGGATTTTGGCCATTAGATAAGTTCCAACTGCAGTTTAATTCCACTTATTTTTCCTATTTCAAGGGATTTGGTCGGTGCAAGGAATAACATCCAACAAACATTAATTAACAATTGTTATATAACTATCGTTACATATAAATGTTTTGCTTAGATGTTTTCCCCTTTAAAAGAGGAAAGGAGTTATTTTAAGGTCTCTGAAAATCTTTAAATTTTAAAATTTTTCAGTAAAATTTTCTCAGAAGATTTAACCATGGTTATATAACAATCGTTATATTTTGTTCTATAAAAGAGTTGCGGTTGCAGATCAAAAAAAGGAGAAAATTCCAGATTTCAAGGATCCAATCCATCTTTTTTCAAGTGTTTCAAATAAAAAAAAAGTGGAGTAATATCTATTTCCTTGCCCTTGCAACCTTCCTTGCAATAACAAGTTCACCTATGGCTATGAGTCCCACAAAGAACTTTTCAAGACCACCAGTTGCCCATATTGCTTCTCCAAAGGTTGAATTTTTAATACGCTCCTCGTAGTCCTTGGCCTTGATCCTTTCACCTGTTTCTCTTTTGGTTACAAGTGCAGCTGCTTCCATGAGCTCATCCCAGCTTACACCCTTCAATTCACTTTCCATTGCCTCAAATATTTTGTAGACCTTGATTTCGTAGAGGTGGGAGAGTGTTTTAAGTATGTTGTAGGATCTTATGATACCAACAACAACCCCCTCATCGTTGAGAACTGGTATGCTAACAACCTTGTATTTTGAGGCCTTTAAAACTGCAACTCTTGCAGGATCATACTCCTTGACACAAATTGTTTCTTCTGGAGGATACATAACCTCTTTAACACTTTTTTTACCCTCTCTAAGAGCCCGCATAACGTCAAGTGAGGTTATCCAACCTATAAGTTTCATCTCACTGTCTAGAACTGGGCTTGTGAATTTTCTGTACTTCTCCATTCTAATTGATACATCTGTAATCTTTTCTTCAGGTGAAACATATACAAATTCATCATCCATCATTTCTCTGGCTTTCATTAGACAACCTCTCAAATTTTAATGCTCCAACAGGACATTTTTTAGAACAAACCTCACATGATATGCATTTATCTTTAGATAGAACCACTTCATCATCCTCGAGTTTTATTGCATCCACTGGACAGTTCTCTTCACACACACCGCATGCAACACAGAGGTCATCATCCACAAGAAGTTCTTTCTGTTTAATAACAGGCCCTAATTTTCTTTCAAGTTCTACTGCACTTTCTGGACAGACATTTGCACATGCACCACATCCAACACAAGCATCATCGTCTATAATGGCTGTTTCACCTTCAGGAACTGTTATTGCATTGGTTGGACAGAATTTAGCACATGTACCGCAGGAGTTACATTTACCTTCATCCACTGAAATGTTTTCCATGCATAGGGTTCTGTGTGGAACCTCAACATCATGTAAGTTGTAGGTAACATCATCTTCAACAGTGGATGTGCCCTCGATTACATGCACAGCTTTTACAGGACATGTTTGGGCGCAAATTTCACATTTAACACAGTTTTCAAGTATTTTTGCAGGTCTGGTTGATTCTGCATCAGCTATGGCATCAACAGGACACTCCTCAGCACAGAGGTTGCACCTTACACATTCTGGGGATATGGTTATGAACTTCTGTTTGAGGGAACATTCCTCAATTTCAGGTTTGAAGTCCTCAACATGCTCCATATCCATTGATTTGGAAACAACCTCCCCCTCAAGAGCATCCTTCTTCTTTTTAAATGTTATATCCATAATCACACCTTTAAATT is part of the Methanobacterium aggregans genome and harbors:
- a CDS encoding exopolysaccharide biosynthesis protein, with protein sequence MIVTSKKLKISDFIRGLSSDIPEEGISFEDFLGLIGEYGILITSLILVAPFLLPVSIPGSSLPFGLAIILLNIAGIFNNSPVIPKMVMEYRVSKENFSKILNGMARALRGVERFSKPRLSIVTRNPVMRYVNAAITIICAFLLMLPLPIPLTDFLPAYGILFLMLGSIEGDGYVLIAGYLLVAVTISYFTFMGILGIDGLQMILQHVGIAL
- a CDS encoding aldo/keto reductase; its protein translation is MTLLYREFGKTGEKVSVLGFGCMRLPTIGGRPENIDKTLAGKMLTYAIENGVNYVDTAYPYHAASPKVGGASETFLGEFLSEGLRDEVKLATKLPIWLVEEKGDMDRILDEQLKKLQTDRIDFYLLHGLHRRFWPMLQEYDVFEFLDSAVEDGRIGYPGFSFHDELDFFIEAVDSYKWSFCQIQYNYMDQNFQAGRKGLEYAAKRGLGTAIMEPLRGGCLTRNIPEDIQAIWDRVETKRSLAEWALRFLWDQEDVNLVISGMNSMEDVVENVEIAERGIPDSLTEDERNLIDEVQEAYSSRVHVGCTGCNYCMPCPEGVNIPLNLSLLDDVYIYENLDKPSGNYFHLMGRKMSAGYCTECGVCEENCTQNLPIRKYLKETRETFEKSSN
- the pdxS gene encoding pyridoxal 5'-phosphate synthase lyase subunit PdxS, translated to MLHGTEVIKKGFAKMTKGGVIMDVVNAEQAAVAEDAGAVSVMALERVPADIRAAGGVARMADPSKVQEIIDAVSIPVMAKARIGHFVEAQVLQSLGVDMIDESEVLTPADEKHHIDKTQFTIPFVCGARNLGEALRRINEGAAMIRTKGEAGTGNIVEAVRHMRVIQGTIRELKDKTEEELWAVARKEEAPLELVKETAKQGRLPVVNFAAGGVATPADAALMMQLGSDGVFVGSGIFKSENPEIVAKAIVQATAHYTDPELIAQVSTNLGKAMPGLEISTIPENQKLQKRGW
- a CDS encoding MOSC domain-containing protein; its protein translation is MISTTKPLPQIVAVCTSTKKGTKKKNIGKGFLMENQGFSGDAHSSPKTHRQVSLLAIESIDKMREMGLDVKPGDFAENITTHGIELTPLPLGTKLSAGQDAVLEVTQIGKKCHSPCEIGRKVGDCIMPREGIFCRVIKGGKVEIGDEISII
- a CDS encoding sulfide-dependent adenosine diphosphate thiazole synthase — encoded protein: MEIFSKVSEKDVTKAIVSGFAEEFLDYIESDVIIIGAGPSGLIAAKRLAENGVKTLIVESNNYLGGGFWIGGYLMNKLTVREPGQRILDEVGAPYKKVQDGLYVADGPHACSKLIAAAMDAGAKVINMTKFDDVVVREDKVAGVVINWTPVSALPRAITCVDPVAIESKIVIDATGHDAVVVKSLEQRGLVKTEGFEPMWVEKSEDAVVENTSEVYPGVFVTGMAVATTYGKPRMGPTFGGMLLSGEKAAEIIIEKLNSDPST
- the thiI gene encoding tRNA uracil 4-sulfurtransferase ThiI, with translation MEKNKPIIIRYGEIGVKSPKVRKRFERKLISNIKSVVDGKIVLNQGRIFLFPEDPESAVESLKKICGVVSFSPTVETVTDHDAIRKTVEEYIKDLIDKNEFSPENSFAVKCRRVGTHEFSSREMAGFCGSVIVELTGAPVNLSNPDFKLNIEVRDERTYIFHEKIQGIGGLPLGTQGRMVSLVSGGIDSPVASFLMMKRGCDLTILNFNNCPYTSGSNEKIIKIYKKLKEYAAGSDLRLYQVNYGGFLQKCEEEAPSRMTCVLCKSGMYQIAEKLAEREKAFAIIEGSSVGQVASQTLPNILATRHSTSMPILSPLIGLDKLEISEIGKKIGTYDISILPDSGCSAAPKHPETNAVLETVLETQEKICMDTELEEVFSTLKRLDLELDD
- a CDS encoding CBS domain-containing protein; this translates as MKAREMMDDEFVYVSPEEKITDVSIRMEKYRKFTSPVLDSEMKLIGWITSLDVMRALREGKKSVKEVMYPPEETICVKEYDPARVAVLKASKYKVVSIPVLNDEGVVVGIIRSYNILKTLSHLYEIKVYKIFEAMESELKGVSWDELMEAAALVTKRETGERIKAKDYEERIKNSTFGEAIWATGGLEKFFVGLIAIGELVIARKVARARK
- a CDS encoding 4Fe-4S binding protein, with the protein product MDITFKKKKDALEGEVVSKSMDMEHVEDFKPEIEECSLKQKFITISPECVRCNLCAEECPVDAIADAESTRPAKILENCVKCEICAQTCPVKAVHVIEGTSTVEDDVTYNLHDVEVPHRTLCMENISVDEGKCNSCGTCAKFCPTNAITVPEGETAIIDDDACVGCGACANVCPESAVELERKLGPVIKQKELLVDDDLCVACGVCEENCPVDAIKLEDDEVVLSKDKCISCEVCSKKCPVGALKFERLSNESQRNDG